The Paenibacillus sp. FSL H7-0357 nucleotide sequence AATATTTTCAATTATTTTCTTTGGATATTTTATACTCTTTGCTATTGCGAGGGAAAACGGGTTTTCGAACTTTTCGATCAAGAAAATATGCAATATGTGCAAGAATTAAGAAAAAAATAACCAGGATTAATATATTTAAAAATGCCTTATACCCAATCCTGCTGTAGTCCATAAAAAAATATGGATTGCTCACTTTTGTCCCATTGGGCAAAGTATAGTAAACGTAGCCAAAAAGTCCTGCTATATAAACAAATGGAACATATGCCAGTGGGAAAATCAAAACACAATAAATGTATCTGTATTTTAAGCTTCGTGAACCCACAAACAAAATATAATCTATTAAACATAAAAGAGGGGTAATTAAATGAACGACCACATTGTT carries:
- a CDS encoding Pr6Pr family membrane protein — protein: MIHDRRFAFIFRLFALVFTFSGLLGALGAFQGKFELDKLMFYTVQSNALGVILFLILVIKTVREWRSKGAFGNNGYYPSFEMVCMIDLLLTLLVYWVILVPVGFSMNDEYTPWRFNNVVVHLITPLLCLIDYILFVGSRSLKYRYIYCVLIFPLAYVPFVYIAGLFGYVYYTLPNGTKVSNPYFFMDYSRIGYKAFLNILILVIFFLILAHIAYFLDRKVRKPVFPRNSKEYKISKENN